The DNA region AGTTGCTCCCGGCCATGATCAAGAAAAGGTGTATGCTTCTGATATGAAGAAGATTATTACCTGGTATACTATCTTAAAAGATTTGCCGCTTTTTACCGAGGATGCTCCTGAAACACCAGGAACGCCCGCAGAGGTGAAATTGGCAGAGGAAAAAGCAGTTGCCGATAAGAAAACAAAATCTGCTGCCGCTAAAGGTTCAGGTAATGCAAAAGCAACTACCAAAACTTCAGCTCCGGCCAAAAAAGCAAACATGACAAGTAAAAAAGGCGTTTAAAGCTCCTTTATTTTACGATTTGAAACACCAGGTATTTTATCTGGTGTTTTTTTATGCCTTTAAAAGAAATAATATAGCAAAGCAACAATGATCAAAGCAATAACCATGCTTATCCAAAACACTTTGTTGCTACCACTTTGGTTACTTTTAAATCGGTAATTGCGTTTATATTTATCGTACATATTATTGGTTTTTATTAGTTAATGATGGTTAGAAAGCGGTTATTCCATAAGAAAACCGTTGGTTTATAAAAATTCGTTTTTTGCTATTGGTCGTAATGAAACCGACATTGAACAATGGCACACTTTTGGTCTTTACCTTTAATTCCCGATACTTGGTAAACTAAGCGATGTTCCCCTGTAATGCGCCTCGACCAAAAGCCTTTTAAATTATATTTCAATGGTTCTGGCTTTCCCATACCGTGAAAAGGGGTTCTTTTTATTTTCTTCAGTAATTCTCTAATTTTTTTTTCTACCTCCCGGTCATTATCCAACCAATATTCAAATTCCTCCCAGCCCTCAATTGTAAATACAATATCCATCTTTCTACATCAACTGTTTAATCTTCTTCTAAGGAAAATGATCTTACATTATCCTGCTTTAAGCTTTCAATG from Pedobacter endophyticus includes:
- a CDS encoding DUF5606 family protein, producing the protein MNLRGIVAVSGRPGLFKLVGQNKVGYILESLDAQKTKIVANITNTKLASLEDITVYGEEDEIKLADIFANISAKGSTPDLKDNLRPYFLEVAPGHDQEKVYASDMKKIITWYTILKDLPLFTEDAPETPGTPAEVKLAEEKAVADKKTKSAAAKGSGNAKATTKTSAPAKKANMTSKKGV
- a CDS encoding Txe/YoeB family addiction module toxin, which translates into the protein MDIVFTIEGWEEFEYWLDNDREVEKKIRELLKKIKRTPFHGMGKPEPLKYNLKGFWSRRITGEHRLVYQVSGIKGKDQKCAIVQCRFHYDQ